A genome region from Geodermatophilus bullaregiensis includes the following:
- a CDS encoding glycosyltransferase has translation MRVSFVADSDAWGGAEVWLTHHLRRAGGCGATASLVCAEPVAAGFARVGVERAVVPLTRHTAAAPATRAALSAQRPDVVVVNLVDPASNAAAVAAALDVAPAVGVLHLVGDTRRGEERAALTALYRRMAGVLSPSTQGREQLLADLGLDPARVHVVPNGADVPPDPAGPAGNAVPRIGALGRLTAQKGFDVLLAALRRLDVPFDAVIGGAGRDGEALRVAAAGLPVDFPGWVDDVRGFLAGLDVFVLSSRVEALPLVLLEAMAEGLPCVTTDVGEVRRAVGEDAVVVPVEDPGALAAALRGLLVDPARRAELGARARARAVRELDAGLMAARTFRVLSGVAAAPR, from the coding sequence GTGAGGGTCTCCTTCGTGGCGGACTCCGACGCCTGGGGCGGGGCGGAGGTGTGGCTCACCCACCACCTGCGGCGGGCGGGCGGGTGCGGCGCGACGGCGTCGCTGGTGTGCGCCGAGCCGGTGGCGGCCGGCTTCGCGCGAGTGGGGGTCGAGCGTGCCGTCGTCCCGCTGACCCGGCACACCGCCGCGGCGCCGGCCACGCGGGCGGCGCTGTCCGCGCAGCGCCCCGACGTCGTGGTGGTCAACCTGGTCGACCCGGCGTCCAACGCCGCCGCGGTGGCCGCCGCACTCGACGTGGCGCCGGCGGTCGGCGTGCTGCACCTGGTGGGCGACACGCGAAGGGGGGAGGAGCGGGCCGCGCTGACCGCGCTGTACCGGCGGATGGCCGGCGTGCTCAGCCCGTCGACGCAGGGCCGCGAGCAGCTGCTCGCCGACCTCGGGCTCGACCCGGCGCGGGTGCACGTCGTCCCCAACGGCGCCGACGTGCCGCCCGACCCGGCCGGCCCGGCCGGCAACGCCGTCCCCCGGATCGGCGCCCTCGGCCGGCTCACGGCGCAGAAGGGCTTCGACGTGCTCCTCGCGGCCCTACGCCGGCTGGACGTGCCCTTCGACGCGGTGATCGGCGGAGCCGGCCGCGACGGCGAGGCGCTGCGCGTCGCGGCCGCGGGGCTGCCGGTCGACTTCCCCGGCTGGGTGGACGACGTGCGCGGGTTCCTCGCCGGCCTCGACGTCTTCGTGCTGTCCTCCCGCGTCGAGGCGCTGCCGCTGGTGCTGCTGGAGGCGATGGCCGAGGGCCTGCCGTGCGTGACCACGGACGTGGGTGAGGTCCGCCGGGCAGTGGGGGAGGACGCCGTGGTGGTCCCGGTCGAGGACCCCGGCGCGCTGGCCGCGGCGCTGCGCGGCCTGCTCGTCGACCCCGCCCGGCGGGCGGAGCTGGGCGCCCGCGCGCGAGCCCGGGCGGTGCGCGAGCTCGACGCCGGGCTGATGGCCGCCCGGACCTTCCGGGTGCTCTCCGGCGTGGCCGCCGCACCCCGCTAG
- a CDS encoding glycosyltransferase family 9 protein, with protein sequence MTAPLADPAVRRVALVRLRVGLGDLLCTVPALRRLRASRPDVEVTLVTFGRTAPVVERLGVPVALLPFPGAEGVPDGPVDAAGWAPFTAAARERRFDLALQAYGDRPAANRVTAALGARLTGGFAPTGWDPPAGTGALHLRYPLRLHEAERHVALLEHLGLPPGGEAGMGFPVTAADEAEHAATLAAHGLEPGRYAVLHPGASAPTRRWPVERYAAVGDALAADGLTVVVTGVPAEREISARVVAGMRAPAVDLTGATSLGGLAALLRDSAVLVGNDTGSAHLAAAVGARSVTVFLPGDPVRWAHRGPRHRALTPTVACAPCPHLACPIEFRCALTVSPAAVAGAARELVAP encoded by the coding sequence GTGACCGCTCCGCTCGCCGACCCCGCCGTCCGCCGGGTCGCGCTCGTCCGGCTGCGCGTCGGGCTCGGCGACCTGCTGTGCACGGTGCCCGCGCTGCGCCGGCTGCGCGCGTCGCGGCCCGACGTCGAGGTCACCCTCGTCACCTTCGGCCGCACGGCCCCGGTGGTGGAGCGGCTCGGCGTCCCCGTCGCCCTGCTGCCCTTCCCCGGCGCCGAGGGCGTCCCCGACGGCCCGGTCGACGCCGCCGGCTGGGCGCCCTTCACCGCCGCCGCCCGGGAGCGCCGCTTCGACCTCGCGCTGCAGGCCTACGGCGACCGGCCCGCCGCCAACCGGGTCACCGCCGCACTCGGCGCCCGCCTGACCGGCGGCTTCGCACCCACCGGCTGGGACCCGCCGGCCGGCACCGGCGCGCTGCACCTGCGCTATCCGCTCCGGCTGCACGAGGCCGAGCGGCACGTCGCCCTCCTCGAGCACCTGGGGCTGCCCCCGGGCGGGGAGGCGGGGATGGGCTTCCCCGTCACCGCCGCCGACGAGGCCGAGCACGCGGCCACCCTCGCGGCGCACGGCCTCGAGCCCGGCCGGTACGCCGTCCTGCACCCCGGTGCCTCGGCGCCGACGCGCCGCTGGCCCGTCGAGCGCTACGCCGCGGTCGGCGACGCGCTGGCCGCCGACGGGCTGACCGTCGTCGTCACCGGGGTGCCCGCTGAGCGGGAGATCTCCGCCCGGGTGGTCGCCGGGATGCGGGCCCCGGCCGTCGACCTCACCGGCGCCACCAGCCTCGGCGGGCTGGCCGCGCTGCTGCGCGACAGCGCCGTGCTGGTCGGGAACGACACCGGCTCGGCGCACCTGGCCGCCGCGGTCGGCGCCCGGAGCGTGACCGTGTTCCTCCCCGGCGACCCGGTCCGCTGGGCGCACCGCGGTCCGCGGCACCGCGCGCTGACGCCGACGGTGGCCTGCGCGCCCTGCCCGCACCTGGCCTGCCCCATCGAGTTCCGCTGCGCGCTCACCGTCTCGCCGGCCGCCGTCGCCGGGGCCGCGCGGGAGCTGGTGGCCCCGTGA
- a CDS encoding rhodanese-like domain-containing protein has protein sequence MTGQRPPGARSVDELLAEARARITRVTPAEAARRVAGGAVLVDIRPQSQREADGEVPGALVVERNHLEWRFDPESDARLPEATGYDVDVVVLCQEGYTSSLAADALRSLGLAEASDVVGGFRAWVADGLPTTGGPAS, from the coding sequence GTGACCGGGCAGCGCCCGCCCGGCGCGCGGAGCGTCGACGAGCTGCTGGCCGAGGCCCGCGCGCGGATCACCCGGGTGACGCCCGCGGAGGCCGCGCGGCGGGTGGCCGGCGGCGCGGTGCTGGTCGACATCCGGCCCCAGTCGCAGCGGGAGGCCGACGGCGAGGTGCCCGGCGCGCTGGTCGTCGAGCGCAACCACCTGGAGTGGCGCTTCGACCCGGAGAGCGACGCGCGGCTGCCGGAGGCCACCGGGTACGACGTCGACGTCGTCGTCCTCTGCCAGGAGGGCTACACGTCCAGCCTGGCCGCCGACGCGTTGCGCTCGCTGGGCCTGGCCGAGGCGAGCGACGTCGTCGGCGGGTTCCGCGCCTGGGTGGCCGACGGGCTGCCCACCACGGGCGGCCCCGCCTCCTAG
- a CDS encoding GNAT family N-acetyltransferase: MHGQRVYLEPGRRRTGAGRLLYGALFDRLADRGYRVALAGVTLPNEASLGLHRALASTPVGTYRRVGWKDGSWHDVAWLQRDLGPGPVDGGPPATPC, from the coding sequence GTGCACGGTCAGCGCGTCTACCTCGAGCCGGGACGCCGGCGCACCGGCGCGGGCCGGCTGCTGTACGGCGCGCTGTTCGACCGGCTGGCCGACCGCGGGTACCGCGTCGCCCTCGCCGGGGTCACGCTGCCCAACGAGGCCAGCCTCGGACTGCACCGGGCGCTCGCTTCCACGCCGGTGGGCACCTACCGGCGGGTGGGCTGGAAGGACGGCTCCTGGCACGACGTCGCCTGGCTGCAGCGCGACCTCGGTCCCGGCCCGGTCGACGGCGGGCCGCCGGCCACGCCGTGCTGA
- a CDS encoding cysteine dioxygenase translates to MTSLLSPARNTARATSAAALAAALLAAADGWLPRVEHREPSRWTGLLPTGDAADLLDPSLHADLAGAQVWLLSWLPGQGTPLHDHGGSACAFAVVGGVLTEDVVGGRPGAVREAATELWAGRVRPFGPHHVHRVANRGTRPAVSVHVYTPGLSTMNRYELAGGSLRHLGSERAGVDW, encoded by the coding sequence GTGACCTCGCTGCTGTCCCCTGCCCGGAACACCGCCCGCGCCACGTCGGCCGCCGCGCTGGCCGCCGCGCTGCTCGCCGCCGCCGACGGCTGGCTGCCCCGCGTCGAGCACCGGGAGCCCAGCCGCTGGACCGGCCTGCTGCCGACCGGTGACGCCGCCGACCTGCTCGACCCGTCCCTGCACGCCGACCTCGCCGGCGCCCAGGTGTGGCTGCTCTCGTGGCTGCCCGGCCAGGGCACGCCGCTGCACGACCACGGCGGCTCCGCCTGCGCGTTCGCCGTCGTCGGCGGGGTGCTCACCGAGGACGTCGTCGGCGGTCGCCCGGGCGCGGTCCGCGAGGCCGCCACCGAGCTGTGGGCCGGGCGGGTGCGCCCGTTCGGGCCGCACCACGTGCACCGGGTCGCCAACCGGGGCACACGCCCGGCCGTGAGCGTGCACGTCTACACCCCCGGCCTGTCGACGATGAACCGCTACGAGCTCGCCGGCGGCAGCCTGCGGCACCTCGGCAGCGAGCGCGCCGGGGTGGACTGGTGA
- a CDS encoding glycosyltransferase, producing MSRPAAPPGPAHVLRLCSVFEPAARRRRAQPASLAGELDGRAARFDPIGGMQNHTATLTRCLDTQGLQQTVVTARLAGPRGATALGARARVHRTGLPVPRLRQLWALAGLTAVLRAGRRAGSAPVDVVHAHQGEDLATLPLARLAARVHGCPLVVTVHCSVGHTLTGRGPKVRLLRALGGWIERSTLRRADAVVVLTGRTAAALRADGVPAGRLSTIPSGYDPALFTGGTDDVFPGIARPRIGYVGRLAPQKRADLLVRAFGRMCRPASLVVVGDGPDRALVARLAAEGPAAARTTLAGFVEHGRVPAVLASLDVLVLPSAYEEMGSVLTEAMAAGLPVVASDVGGIPEVVRHGETGLLVPPGDVGALAAALDSLAGDPALRARLAAGARARSADYAWPALAARVAGVYDAVLGVPAEVRAAA from the coding sequence GTGTCCCGCCCCGCCGCACCCCCTGGTCCCGCGCACGTGCTGCGCCTGTGCAGCGTCTTCGAGCCGGCGGCCCGGCGACGGCGGGCGCAGCCGGCTTCCCTGGCCGGGGAGCTCGACGGGCGGGCGGCGCGCTTCGACCCGATCGGCGGGATGCAGAACCACACCGCCACGCTCACCCGCTGCCTCGACACCCAGGGACTGCAGCAGACGGTGGTCACCGCCCGGCTGGCCGGCCCGCGGGGCGCGACCGCGCTGGGCGCCCGCGCCCGCGTGCACCGCACCGGTCTGCCGGTGCCGCGGCTGCGCCAGCTGTGGGCGCTGGCCGGGCTGACCGCGGTGCTGCGCGCCGGGCGCCGGGCGGGGTCCGCGCCCGTCGACGTCGTGCACGCCCACCAGGGCGAGGACCTCGCCACCCTGCCGCTGGCCCGGCTCGCCGCGCGGGTGCACGGCTGCCCGCTGGTGGTCACGGTGCACTGCAGCGTCGGCCACACGCTGACCGGCCGCGGCCCGAAGGTGCGGCTGCTGCGGGCGCTGGGCGGGTGGATCGAGCGCAGCACGCTGCGGCGGGCCGACGCCGTCGTCGTCCTCACCGGGCGCACGGCCGCCGCCCTGCGCGCGGACGGCGTGCCCGCCGGACGGCTGTCGACCATCCCCTCGGGCTACGACCCCGCGCTGTTCACCGGCGGCACCGACGACGTGTTCCCCGGCATCGCACGGCCGCGGATCGGCTACGTGGGGCGGCTGGCGCCGCAGAAGCGCGCCGACCTGCTGGTGCGCGCGTTCGGTCGGATGTGCCGGCCGGCCTCGCTCGTCGTCGTCGGCGACGGACCCGACCGGGCGCTGGTGGCGCGGCTGGCCGCCGAGGGCCCCGCCGCGGCGCGGACCACGCTGGCCGGGTTCGTCGAGCACGGCCGGGTGCCCGCCGTGCTCGCCTCGCTCGACGTGCTGGTGCTGCCCTCGGCCTACGAGGAGATGGGGTCGGTGCTCACCGAGGCGATGGCCGCCGGGCTGCCGGTGGTGGCCAGCGACGTCGGCGGGATCCCCGAGGTGGTGCGGCACGGCGAGACCGGGCTGCTCGTGCCCCCCGGCGACGTCGGGGCGCTGGCCGCCGCGCTGGACTCCCTCGCCGGCGACCCGGCGCTGCGGGCGCGGCTCGCCGCCGGCGCGCGGGCGCGGTCGGCCGACTACGCCTGGCCGGCGTTGGCCGCGCGGGTGGCCGGGGTCTACGACGCGGTGCTCGGCGTGCCGGCCGAGGTGCGGGCCGCCGCGTGA
- a CDS encoding glycosyltransferase family 2 protein, which yields MSRAARVAVLVPVHDQAAFLPRALESLLAQEETAWEAVVVDDGSPDPAAVAAVVPADPRVRLVRIEDNRGLGAALNTALDATTAPAVAYLPADDVWYPGHLGALLGCLDDPAVVLARADLDRPVGTPYAQLVQVAHRRTGDRWTERAELETDDLDRLMWTRVAARGTTAGTGRVTCAWTQHPGQRSRAIRESFDGGPNVFRTRYRVREPLRVVSTDGTDLDEVARYARFRERSYPPSADGLRVLVVGELAFNPERVLALAERGHSLTGLWTADGLGDATVGPLPFGSVPDLDRDRWREAVRELAPDVVWAQLNWRAVPFAHAVRAASGDLPFVWHFKESPQRSVVRGEWPLLADLVCGADACLLATEEERDWFALALRGRVDPARLGVLDGDLPKRDWLDAPLSPKLSDADGQPHAAVVGRPSGLDLDWVLALAGRGVHTHLYGQVRAPGPKGSWTGWLEEALARAPGFVHVHPAVGPEDWVRELSRHDAGWLHRFDSANGGDLRRASWDDLNSPARLPVLLAAGLPLLQQANPGSLVSVERVLRQDGTGLLYRCADDVADVLAREVAGRAGQAAALAARERHVFDAHADRLVDLFRSLAR from the coding sequence GTGAGCCGGGCGGCCCGCGTCGCCGTCCTCGTGCCCGTGCACGACCAGGCCGCCTTCCTGCCCCGGGCGCTCGAGTCGCTGCTCGCGCAGGAGGAGACGGCGTGGGAGGCGGTGGTCGTCGACGACGGCTCGCCCGACCCCGCCGCGGTGGCCGCCGTCGTCCCCGCGGACCCCCGGGTGCGGCTGGTCCGGATTGAGGACAACCGCGGCCTCGGCGCGGCGCTCAACACCGCGCTCGACGCGACCACCGCACCCGCCGTCGCGTACCTGCCGGCCGACGACGTCTGGTACCCCGGCCACCTCGGCGCGCTGCTGGGCTGCCTGGACGACCCGGCGGTGGTGCTCGCCCGCGCCGACCTGGACCGGCCTGTGGGCACCCCGTACGCGCAGCTGGTGCAGGTGGCCCACCGGCGCACCGGCGACCGGTGGACCGAGCGCGCCGAGCTGGAGACCGACGACCTGGACCGGCTGATGTGGACGCGGGTCGCCGCCCGCGGGACGACGGCCGGCACCGGCCGGGTCACCTGCGCGTGGACGCAGCACCCCGGGCAGCGGTCGCGGGCCATCCGCGAGTCCTTCGACGGGGGTCCCAACGTCTTCCGCACCCGCTACCGCGTGCGGGAGCCGCTGCGCGTCGTCTCCACCGACGGCACCGACCTCGACGAGGTCGCCCGCTACGCGCGGTTCCGGGAGCGGTCCTACCCGCCGTCGGCCGACGGGCTGCGGGTGCTCGTCGTCGGCGAGCTGGCGTTCAACCCCGAGCGGGTGCTCGCGCTGGCCGAGCGCGGGCACTCCCTCACCGGCCTGTGGACGGCGGACGGGCTGGGGGACGCGACGGTCGGGCCGCTGCCGTTCGGCTCCGTGCCCGACCTCGACCGCGACCGCTGGCGCGAGGCGGTGCGGGAACTCGCGCCCGACGTCGTGTGGGCGCAGCTGAACTGGCGGGCGGTGCCGTTCGCGCACGCGGTGCGCGCCGCGTCCGGCGATCTGCCGTTCGTGTGGCACTTCAAGGAGTCGCCGCAGCGCAGCGTCGTCCGCGGGGAGTGGCCCCTGCTGGCCGACCTGGTGTGCGGCGCCGACGCCTGCCTGCTGGCCACCGAGGAGGAGCGCGACTGGTTCGCGCTGGCGCTGCGCGGGCGGGTGGACCCCGCGCGGCTCGGCGTCCTGGACGGCGACCTGCCCAAGCGCGACTGGCTGGACGCGCCGCTGTCGCCGAAGCTGTCGGACGCCGACGGGCAGCCGCACGCCGCCGTCGTCGGCCGGCCCTCCGGGCTGGACCTCGACTGGGTGCTCGCGCTGGCCGGCCGCGGCGTGCACACCCACCTGTACGGGCAGGTGCGCGCGCCCGGGCCGAAGGGGTCGTGGACCGGCTGGCTCGAGGAGGCGCTGGCCCGCGCGCCGGGGTTCGTGCACGTGCACCCGGCGGTCGGGCCGGAGGACTGGGTGCGCGAGCTGTCCCGCCACGACGCCGGCTGGCTGCACCGCTTCGACAGCGCCAACGGCGGCGACCTGCGCCGGGCCAGCTGGGACGACCTCAACTCCCCCGCCCGCCTGCCGGTGCTGCTGGCCGCCGGGCTGCCGCTGCTGCAGCAGGCCAACCCGGGGTCGCTGGTGTCGGTGGAGCGGGTGCTGCGGCAGGACGGGACGGGACTGCTCTACCGCTGCGCCGACGACGTCGCCGACGTCCTCGCCCGCGAGGTGGCGGGCCGGGCCGGGCAGGCCGCCGCGCTGGCCGCCCGCGAGCGGCACGTCTTCGACGCGCACGCCGACCGCCTCGTCGACCTGTTCCGCTCCCTCGCCCGCTGA
- a CDS encoding sulfotransferase family protein produces MRADADRLPQFVVAGAPKAGTTALHAALATHPGLYLSPVKEPKYYLTGGRPPPRSGQRGPGDAHSAREWVWRREDYLRLFDGAPAGAVRGESTPFYLHDRAAQRRMVADVPGIRVVAIVRDPVDRAWSNWVHLRADGLEPEADFATAVELEAERVADGYAPFWHYRGLGRYGAQLRDLYSLLPREQVLVLRYRQLVDTPRETLDRVSSFLGVEPGVAHTVAPENVKPYVADGVRHRVLARLARSGAALGAYAPPQVWRQVSRPLVAALHAGRAPRPPMSVEVRRAVLAPLLPDIALLEELTGESFDDWRRDTGRGDFRSRRPAPA; encoded by the coding sequence GTGAGGGCCGACGCAGACCGGCTGCCGCAGTTCGTCGTCGCCGGCGCGCCCAAGGCCGGGACGACGGCGCTGCACGCGGCACTGGCCACCCACCCCGGCCTGTACCTCTCGCCGGTCAAGGAGCCGAAGTACTACCTGACCGGCGGCCGGCCGCCGCCGCGCAGCGGCCAGCGCGGCCCCGGTGACGCGCACAGCGCCCGCGAGTGGGTCTGGCGGCGCGAGGACTACCTGCGGCTGTTCGACGGCGCGCCGGCGGGCGCGGTCCGCGGGGAGAGCACGCCGTTCTACCTGCACGACCGGGCGGCGCAGCGGCGGATGGTCGCCGACGTCCCGGGGATCAGGGTGGTCGCGATCGTGCGCGACCCGGTGGACCGTGCGTGGTCGAACTGGGTGCACCTGCGCGCCGACGGCCTGGAGCCCGAGGCCGACTTCGCCACCGCCGTCGAGCTGGAGGCGGAGCGGGTGGCCGACGGGTACGCGCCGTTCTGGCACTACCGGGGCCTCGGCCGCTACGGCGCGCAGTTGCGCGACCTGTACTCCCTCCTGCCGCGGGAGCAGGTGCTCGTGCTGCGCTACCGGCAGCTGGTCGACACCCCGCGCGAGACGCTCGACCGGGTCAGCTCCTTCCTCGGGGTCGAGCCCGGGGTGGCGCACACGGTGGCGCCGGAGAACGTCAAGCCGTACGTGGCCGACGGGGTCCGTCACCGGGTGCTGGCCCGGCTGGCCCGTTCCGGCGCCGCGCTGGGTGCCTACGCCCCGCCGCAGGTGTGGCGGCAGGTGTCGAGGCCGCTGGTGGCCGCACTGCATGCCGGCCGCGCGCCGCGGCCACCGATGTCGGTCGAGGTGCGCCGCGCCGTCCTCGCGCCGCTGCTGCCCGACATCGCGCTGCTCGAGGAGCTCACCGGTGAGTCCTTCGACGACTGGCGCCGCGACACCGGCCGCGGTGACTTCCGCTCCCGCCGTCCCGCTCCGGCCTGA
- a CDS encoding GAF and ANTAR domain-containing protein yields MHPATTTVPVPRTRLDLAGWLLGAARRWHAAPDADAAVRAVVGDLAALLPAGATVSATLLAAGRRPHEPVASDDRAAALDTAQVATGEGPLAAALGGTPAGSADLGRDARWPALAARAAATGIRTATCLPLDTGREVIGALSVYTVGPGPDGAVLGTVAGQAALALRAVQRIEHLTTAVASRDVIGQAKGVLMERYRITADAAFGILVRASQDTHRKVRDVAALVTETGETPAHPEPGDPCR; encoded by the coding sequence GTGCACCCAGCGACGACGACCGTCCCCGTCCCCCGGACCCGGCTCGACCTGGCCGGATGGCTGCTCGGTGCGGCCCGCCGCTGGCACGCCGCCCCGGACGCCGATGCCGCCGTCCGCGCCGTGGTCGGCGACCTCGCCGCCCTGCTGCCCGCAGGAGCCACCGTGTCGGCCACCCTGCTGGCCGCCGGTCGCCGGCCGCACGAGCCGGTGGCCAGCGACGACCGCGCCGCCGCGCTCGACACCGCGCAGGTCGCCACCGGTGAGGGGCCGCTGGCGGCCGCCCTCGGGGGCACGCCGGCGGGCAGTGCCGACCTCGGCCGGGACGCACGGTGGCCGGCGCTGGCCGCGCGCGCCGCCGCCACGGGCATCCGGACGGCCACCTGCCTGCCGCTGGACACCGGCCGCGAGGTGATCGGCGCCCTGTCGGTCTACACCGTGGGCCCCGGGCCCGACGGTGCGGTGCTGGGCACGGTGGCCGGCCAGGCCGCCCTGGCGCTGCGGGCGGTGCAGCGGATCGAGCACCTGACGACGGCGGTGGCCAGCCGCGACGTCATCGGGCAGGCCAAGGGCGTCCTCATGGAGCGCTACCGGATCACCGCCGACGCCGCCTTCGGCATCCTCGTGCGGGCCTCGCAGGACACCCACCGCAAGGTCCGCGACGTCGCCGCCCTGGTCACCGAGACCGGGGAGACGCCGGCGCACCCGGAGCCCGGGGACCCCTGCCGGTGA
- a CDS encoding putative leader peptide — MPGSHGRVAATPTLTRRSAVDLVRVASALCPAG, encoded by the coding sequence GTGCCGGGGTCACATGGCCGGGTGGCTGCCACCCCGACGCTCACCCGCCGGTCCGCCGTGGACCTGGTGCGGGTGGCCAGCGCGCTGTGTCCGGCCGGCTGA
- a CDS encoding NADP-dependent succinic semialdehyde dehydrogenase, whose product MAIATTNPATGETLKTYEPLSDEAVDERLDRAVAAFRSYRLTRPEERAGWLRAAADVLDGDTDAVAELMVTEMGKTLAAARAEVGKCAKGLRYYAEHGPAMLEPRPADAGAVGAEDAYVVHQPIGVVLAVMPWNFPLWQAMRFAAPALMAGNVGLLKHASNVPQTALYIEELFRKAGFPADVFQTLLIGSGAIERVLRDDRVAAATLTGSAPAGQSVASIAGDALKKTVLELGGSDPYIVMPSADLDRAAEVAVTARCQNNGQSCIAAKRFFVHTDVAEEFTRLFAEKLSALVVGDPMDEATQVGPLATESGREDVERYVQDAVDKGATVVAGGKRPDRPGWFYEPTLLTGITPEMDLYDEEVFGPVAALWTVSSLEEAIDIANSHPYGLGSNLWSEDAEERATFIRDVQAGMAFVNGMVTSYPELPFGGVKQSGYGRELTELGMYEFTNAKTVWIGPRSSEQAQGNTASASE is encoded by the coding sequence ATGGCCATCGCCACCACCAACCCGGCCACCGGCGAGACGCTCAAGACCTACGAGCCGCTGTCGGACGAGGCCGTCGACGAGCGGCTCGACCGGGCGGTCGCCGCGTTCCGCTCCTACCGGCTGACCCGCCCCGAGGAGCGGGCCGGCTGGCTGCGCGCGGCTGCCGACGTCCTCGACGGCGACACCGACGCCGTCGCCGAGCTCATGGTCACCGAGATGGGCAAGACGCTGGCTGCGGCCAGGGCCGAGGTCGGCAAGTGCGCCAAGGGGCTGCGCTACTACGCCGAGCACGGCCCGGCGATGCTCGAGCCGCGGCCGGCCGACGCCGGGGCGGTGGGCGCCGAGGACGCCTACGTCGTCCACCAGCCGATCGGCGTGGTGCTCGCCGTCATGCCGTGGAACTTCCCGCTGTGGCAGGCCATGCGCTTCGCCGCGCCGGCGCTCATGGCCGGCAACGTCGGCCTGCTCAAGCACGCCAGCAACGTGCCGCAGACGGCGCTCTACATCGAGGAGCTGTTCCGCAAGGCCGGCTTCCCCGCCGACGTCTTCCAGACCCTGCTGATCGGCTCGGGGGCGATCGAGCGCGTGCTGCGCGACGACCGCGTCGCCGCCGCCACCCTGACCGGCAGCGCCCCGGCCGGGCAGTCGGTGGCCTCCATCGCCGGCGACGCGCTGAAGAAGACCGTGCTCGAGCTCGGCGGCAGCGACCCCTACATCGTCATGCCGTCGGCCGACCTCGACCGCGCCGCCGAGGTCGCCGTCACCGCCCGTTGCCAGAACAACGGGCAGAGCTGCATCGCGGCCAAGCGGTTCTTCGTGCACACCGACGTCGCCGAGGAGTTCACCCGCCTGTTCGCCGAGAAGCTCTCGGCGCTGGTCGTCGGCGACCCCATGGACGAGGCCACCCAGGTCGGCCCGCTGGCCACCGAGTCCGGCCGGGAGGACGTCGAGCGGTACGTGCAGGACGCAGTCGACAAGGGCGCCACCGTCGTCGCCGGGGGCAAGCGCCCCGACCGGCCGGGCTGGTTCTACGAGCCGACCCTGCTCACCGGGATCACGCCGGAGATGGACCTCTACGACGAGGAGGTCTTCGGCCCCGTCGCGGCGCTGTGGACGGTCTCCTCGCTCGAGGAGGCCATCGACATCGCCAACAGCCACCCCTACGGCCTGGGCAGCAACCTCTGGAGCGAGGACGCCGAGGAGCGGGCCACCTTCATCCGTGACGTCCAGGCGGGCATGGCCTTCGTCAACGGCATGGTCACCAGCTACCCCGAGCTGCCCTTCGGCGGGGTCAAGCAGAGCGGCTACGGCCGCGAGCTGACCGAGCTCGGCATGTACGAGTTCACCAACGCCAAGACGGTCTGGATCGGCCCGCGCAGCAGCGAGCAGGCGCAGGGCAACACCGCCAGCGCGTCGGAGTGA
- a CDS encoding MEDS domain-containing protein: MSRGTHDWVVLDSEEAHAQVVGDFVVEGVRRGECVMLAGLGTREARLWARLRRAGVVDEDWVPSDTTAVRVVPADPAVLPDLVEGALAEGYAGVRFTGAITSAGENPFEEVVGRLVDERPMTVLCPYFRELLLPGQHASLAVYHDAQHDASAEYDDGVFRLTRADRVLRLAGELDSGNADALRAVLRTTLSEDGGPATWDVADLRFIDVGAADSLVAAAAGPPGLTLVGASRLTARLVRLLAERHPDRQVVLADESPGRAPR, translated from the coding sequence GTGAGCCGCGGCACCCACGACTGGGTCGTGCTCGACAGCGAGGAGGCGCACGCCCAGGTGGTGGGCGACTTCGTCGTCGAGGGGGTGCGCCGCGGCGAGTGCGTGATGCTGGCCGGACTGGGCACGCGCGAGGCACGGCTGTGGGCGCGGCTGCGGCGGGCCGGTGTCGTGGACGAGGACTGGGTGCCGTCGGACACGACCGCCGTGCGGGTGGTCCCGGCCGACCCCGCGGTGCTCCCCGACCTCGTGGAAGGCGCCCTGGCCGAGGGCTACGCCGGCGTGCGGTTCACCGGCGCCATCACCTCGGCCGGGGAGAACCCGTTCGAGGAGGTGGTCGGGCGGCTGGTCGACGAGCGCCCGATGACCGTGCTGTGTCCCTACTTCCGGGAGCTGCTGCTGCCCGGACAGCACGCGTCGCTGGCCGTCTACCACGACGCCCAGCACGACGCGTCGGCCGAGTACGACGACGGCGTCTTCCGGCTGACCCGGGCAGACCGGGTGCTGCGCCTGGCCGGCGAGCTGGACTCGGGCAACGCCGACGCCCTGCGCGCGGTGCTGCGCACGACCCTCAGCGAGGACGGCGGGCCGGCCACGTGGGACGTCGCGGACCTGCGCTTCATCGACGTCGGCGCGGCCGACTCGCTGGTCGCCGCGGCCGCCGGCCCGCCGGGACTGACCCTCGTCGGCGCGTCACGGCTGACCGCGCGGCTGGTGCGGCTGCTGGCCGAGCGGCACCCGGACCGGCAGGTGGTCCTGGCCGACGAGTCACCAGGGAGGGCGCCCCGGTGA